From the Kogia breviceps isolate mKogBre1 chromosome 15, mKogBre1 haplotype 1, whole genome shotgun sequence genome, one window contains:
- the ZNF521 gene encoding zinc finger protein 521 isoform X3 yields the protein MQVHERNKDGSQSGSRMEDWKMKDTQKCSQCEEGFDFPEDLQKHIAESHPECSPNEDRAALQCVYCHELFVEETSLMNHMEQMHGGEKKNSCTICSESFHTVEELYSHMDSHQQPESCNHSNSPSLVTVGYTSVSSTTPDSNLSVDSSTMVEAAPPIPKSRGRKRASQQTPDMTIPSSKQAKVTYSCIYCNKQLFSSLAVLQIHLKTMHLDKPEQAHICQYCLEVLPSLYNLNEHLKQVHEAQDPGLIVSAMPAIVYQCNFCSEVVNDLNTLQEHIRCSHGFANPAAKDSNAFFCPHCYMGFLTDSSLEEHIRQVHCDLSGSRFGSPVLGTPKEPVVEVYSCSYCTNSPIFNSVLKLNKHIKENHKNIPLALNYIHNGKKSRALSPLSPVAIEQTSLKMMQAVGGAPARPAGEYICNQCGAKYTSLDGFQTHLKTHLDTVLPKLTCPQCNKEFPNQESLLKHVTIHFMITSTYYICESCDKQFTSVDDLQKHLLDMHTFVFFRCTLCQEVFDSKVSIQLHLAVKHSNEKKVYRCTSCNWDFRNETDLQLHVKHNHLENQGKVHKCIFCGESFGTEVELQCHITTHSKKYNCKFCSKAFHAIILLEKHLREKHCVFDAKTPSCGANGASEQVQKEEAELQTLLTDSQGSHNSHDGSEEDVDTSEPMYGCDICGAAYTMETLLQNHQLRDHNIRPGESAIVKKKAELIKGNYKCNVCSRTFFSENGLREHMQTHLGPVKHYMCPICGERFPSLLTLTEHKVTHSKSLDTGNCRICKMPLQSEEEFLEHCQMHPDLRNSLTGFRCVVCMQTVTSTLELKIHGTFHMQKTGNGSAVQPTGRGQHVPKLYKCASCLKEFRSKQDLVKLDINGLPYGLCAGCVNLSKSGSPGISIPPGTSRPGLGQNENLSAMEGKGKAGALKTRCSSCNVKFESESELQNHIQTVHRELVPDGNSTQLKTPQVSPMPRISPSQSDEKKTYQCIKCQMVFYNEWDIQVHVANHMIDEGLNHECKLCSQTFDSPAKLQCHLIEHSFEGMGGTFKCPVCFTVFVQANKLQQHIFSAHGQEDKIYDCTQCPQKFFFQTELQNHTMTQHSS from the exons ATGCAGGTTCACGAAAGGAACAAGGACGGCTCCCAGTCTGGTTCCAGGATGGAGGACTGGAAGATGAAGGACACTCAGAAGTGCAGTCAGTGCGAGGAAGGCTTCGACTTCCCGGAAGACCTCCAGAAGCACATCGCAGAGAGCCACCCCGAGTGCTCCCCGAACGAGGACCGGGCGGCCCTCCAGTGTGTCTACTGCCACGAGCTCTTTGTGGAGGAGACCTCCCTGATGAACCACATGGAGCAGATGCACGGCGGGGAGAAGAAGAACTCCTGCACCATCTGCTCTGAGAGTTTCCACACCGTCGAGGAACTGTACAGCCACATGGACAGTCACCAGCAACCGGAGTCGTGCAACCACAGCAACAGCCCTTCCCTGGTCACGGTGGGCTATACCTCCGTGTCCAGCACGACTCCGGACTCCAACCTCTCGGTGGACAGCTCGACCATGGTGGAAGCCGCCCCGCCGATCCCCAAGAGTCGAGGGAGGAAGCGGGCCTCTCAGCAAACCCCGGACATGACCATCCCCTCGAGTAAACAGGCAAAAGTCACCTACAGCTGTATTTACTGCAACAAGCAGTTGTTTTCGAGTCTGGCGGTTCTGCAGATTCACCTGAAAACTATGCATTTAGATAAGCCAGAGCAGGCCCACATTTGTCAGTATTGCTTGGAGGTATTGCCCTCCCTCTATAACCTCAATGAACATCTTAAGCAAGTGCACGAAGCTCAGGACCCAGGTCTGATCGTTTCCGCCATGCCTGCCATAGTCTACCAGTGCAACTTCTGCTCCGAAGTTGTCAATGACCTCAACACCCTTCAGGAACACATCCGATGTTCTCACGGATTTGCCAACCCTGCGGCTAAGGACAGCAACGCTTTTTTCTGTCCCCATTGCTACATGGGGTTCCTCACTGACTCTTCCCTCGAAGAGCATATAAGGCAGGTCCACTGTGACCTCAGTGGCTCCCGATTTGGGTCTCCTGTGCTTGGGACTCCAAAAGAACCAGTCGTAGAAGTCTATTCTTGCTCCTATTGTACAAATTCTCCAATATTCAACAGCGTTCTTAAACTGAACAAGCACATCAAAGAGAATCATAAAAACATTCCCTTGGCCCTGAATTATATTCACAACGGGAAGAAATCCAGGGCCTTGAGCCCCCTCTCTCCTGTGGCCATAGAGCAGACATCTCTTAAGATGATGCAGGCGGTTGGAGGTGCGCCTGCGCGGCCGGCGGGAGAGTATATCTGTAATCAGTGTGGTGCTAAGTACACGTCCCTGGACGGCTTTCAGACTCACCTGAAAACTCATCTCGACACCGTGCTTCCGAAACTGACCTGTCCTCAGTGCAACAAGGAGTTCCCCAACCAAGAATCCCTGCTGAAGCACGTCACCATTCATTTTATGATCACCTCCACGTACTACATCTGCGAGAGTTGCGACAAGCAGTTCACGTCGGTGGACGACCTTCAGAAACACCTGCTGGACATGCACACCTTCGTCTTCTTCCGCTGCACCCTCTGTCAAGAAGTTTTCGACTCGAAGGTCTCCATTCAGCTCCACTTGGCCGTGAAGCACAGTAACGAGAAGAAAGTCTACCGCTGCACGTCCTGCAACTGGGACTTCCGCAACGAGACAGACCTGCAGCTGCACGTGAAGCACAACCACCTGGAGAACCAGGGCAAAGTGCACAAGTGCATCTTCTGCGGCGAGTCCTTCGGCACCGAGGTGGAGCTGCAGTGCCACATCACCACCCACAGCAAGAAGTACAACTGCAAGTTCTGCAGCAAAGCCTTCCACGCCATCATCCTGCTGGAGAAGCACCTGCGGGAGAAGCACTGCGTGTTCGACGCCAAGACGCCCAGCTGCGGCGCCAACGGGGCCTCGGAACAGGTACAGAAGGAGGAGGCGGAGCTGCAGACCCTGCTGACCGACAGCCAGGGCTCCCACAACAGCCACGACGGGAGCGAGGAGGACGTGGACACCTCGGAGCCCATGTACGGCTGCGACATCTGCGGGGCGGCCTACACCATGGAGACGCTGCTGCAGAACCACCAGCTGCGGGACCACAACATCCGACCCGGGGAGAGCGCCATCGTGAAGAAAAAAGCTGAGCTCATCAAGGGCAACTACAAGTGCAACGTGTGCTCTCGAACCTTCTTCTCGGAAAACGGCCTCCGGGAACACATGCAGACCCACCTTGGCCCTGTCAAACACTACATGTGCCCCATCTGTGGGGAGCGCTTCCCCTCGCTCTTGACTCTGACCGAACACAAAGTCACGCACAGTAAGAGCCTCGATACGGGAAACTGCCGCATCTGCAAGATGCCGCTCCAGAGCGAAGAGGAGTTTCTAGAGCATTGCCAAATGCACCCCGACCTGAGGAATTCCCTGACGGGATTTCGCTGTGTGGTCTGCATGCAGACGGTGACCTCCACCTTAGAACTCAAAATCCACGGGACGTTCCACATGCAAAAGACGGGCAACGGGTCTGCGGTCCAGCCCACGGGGCGTGGCCAGCATGTCCCCAAACTGTACAAGTGCGCGTCCTGCCTCAAGGAATTCCGTTCCAAGCAAGATCTGGTGAAACTTGACATCAACGGCCTGCCATATGGTCTGTGTGCCGGCTGCGTGAATCTCAGTAAGAGCGGCAGCCCGGGTATCAGCATCCCTCCCGGCACGAGTAGACCAGGCCTGGGCCAGAATGAGAACCTGAGTGCCATGGAGGGTAAGGGCAAGGCTGGGGCGCTGAAGACGCGCTGTTCCAGCTGCAACGTTAAGTTTGAGTCTGAAAGTGAACTCCAGAACCACATCCAAACGGTCCACCGAGAGCTGGTGCCAGACGGCAACAGCACACAGTTGAAAACGCCGCAAGTATCGCCCATGCCCAGAATCAGCCCCTCCCAGTCGGATGAG AAGAAGACCTATCAGTGCATCAAGTGTCAGATGGTTTTCTACAATGAATGGGATATTCAGGTGCATGTTGCAAATCACATGATTG